A window of the Henckelia pumila isolate YLH828 chromosome 3, ASM3356847v2, whole genome shotgun sequence genome harbors these coding sequences:
- the LOC140888787 gene encoding uncharacterized protein — protein MASRGGNNTNANANAANNNHNDCGPDSENNQNNQFLTGLTALLQEQSRAQGAQIQQLLQAQTANAGNNHPAANQNPIYKRFLELGPPEFKGENDPLIAEQWFQAMETAFEFMQITDADRLRCATYMFRDDARVWWNGAKAALNLTTLTWNGFKDVFYGKYFTVSTRNRLAREFLEIRQGNMSIAEYVKKFERGRYFVPMISGDPAEELKHFTEGLNAFIKKDVRLSGAKNYKDAVDQAMLSEKDRNDIIRES, from the coding sequence ATGGCATCACGTGGGGGAAATAACACCAACGCCAACGCCAATGCCGCTAACAACAACCATAATGATTGCGGGCCAGATAGTgagaacaatcaaaacaaccAGTTTTTGACGGGATTAACTGCTCTGCTTCAAGAGCAAAGCCGTGCTCAGGGAGCTCAAATCCAACAGTTGCTTCAAGCCCAGACAGCTAATGCCGGAAATAACCATCCTGCGGCTAATCAAAACCCTATCTACAAAAGGTTCTTAGAGTTGGGACCACCTGAGTTCAAAGGAGAGAATGATCCTTTGATTGCAGAACAATGGTTCCAAGCTATGGAGACTGCTTTTGAATTCATGCAGATCACGGATGCGGATAGATTGAGATGTGCTACCTATATGTTCCGTGATGACGCTCGTGTTTGGTGGAATGGAGCCAAAGCAGCGTTGAACCTAACCACCCTtacttggaatggattcaaggATGTGTTCTACGGCAAATATTTCACGGTGAGCACCCGAAACAGGTTGGCTAGAGAGTTTTTGGAGATCCGTCAAGGAAACATGTCAATTGCGGAGTATGTAAAGAAGTTTGAAAGGGGAAGATACTTTGTACCGATGATTTCTGGTGATCCTGCTGAAGAGTTGAAACATTTCACAGAAGGATTGAATGCCTTCATCAAAAAGGATGTTAGACTAAGTGGAGCGAAAAATTACAAAGATGCGGTGGATCAGGCCATGTTGTCCGAAAAAGACAGAAACGACATTATCAGAGAGTCATAG